In one window of Streptomyces sp. FXJ1.172 DNA:
- a CDS encoding ABC transporter permease translates to MAVAADATAPVATIRKKVSRPMVVAGILLAWLVLFAVLRGRQTLTLAAADLTALHRWLNDLNDSIGANRNSNPLFLYFFNEIRLAIDNLVTFVQSLISQPTGTRPVPQIGWLGVVGVTGYVSWAVGNWRVALLAVAGFTFFGLQGLWQESMDTLALTLSAVVVALLIGIPLGVWAGLSDRFNRIMTPFLDFMQTMPTFVYLAPLTLIFLIGGASAVITTVIYAAPPAIRITAHAIRSVPETTVEAADSLGATRTQQLVKVLLPMSKRTVVMGVNQTIMAALAMVTIAALIDAPGLGKTVVQALQSLDVGTAFNAGLAIVVMAIVLDRVTTAAAGRAEAARRTGGRLLKWRRPLLVAGGIAAAVLVYLSHTYVWAAEFPGNGSTGSHIASAADTATTWLQDHLSGLTNALRDAITNGLLNPFQTLLTDSPWWLVGITLVALGAVLGGRWAAVTAAVCVGLLVGTGVWSDSMTTLASTAVATVLVMLLGVVFGVWMGRSPLVDRLVRPTLDAAQVMPPFVYLVPFLALFGATRFTAIVAAVVYAAPVAIKIIADGVRNVPESTVEAATSAGCNTWQIITKVQLPMARSALTLATNQGLIYVLSMVVVGGLVGAGALGYDVVAGFSQGELYGKGLAAGLAIVLLGVMFDRITQAAARRTRA, encoded by the coding sequence ATGGCCGTCGCCGCCGACGCGACCGCGCCGGTCGCGACGATACGCAAGAAGGTCAGCCGTCCCATGGTGGTGGCGGGAATCCTGCTCGCCTGGCTGGTGCTCTTCGCCGTCCTGCGCGGCCGGCAGACGCTGACCCTCGCGGCGGCCGACCTCACCGCACTGCACCGCTGGCTGAACGACCTCAACGACAGCATCGGGGCCAACCGCAACTCCAACCCGCTGTTCCTCTACTTCTTCAACGAGATCCGGCTGGCCATCGACAACCTGGTGACCTTCGTCCAGTCCCTGATCTCCCAGCCCACCGGCACCCGGCCCGTCCCGCAGATCGGCTGGCTCGGCGTCGTCGGCGTCACCGGCTATGTCTCCTGGGCCGTGGGCAACTGGCGGGTCGCCCTGCTGGCCGTGGCCGGCTTCACCTTCTTCGGGCTGCAGGGGCTGTGGCAGGAGAGCATGGACACCCTGGCGCTGACCCTGTCCGCCGTCGTCGTGGCGCTGCTCATCGGCATCCCGCTCGGTGTGTGGGCCGGCCTGTCCGACCGGTTCAACCGGATCATGACGCCCTTCCTGGACTTCATGCAGACGATGCCGACCTTCGTCTACCTCGCCCCGCTCACCCTGATCTTCCTCATCGGCGGGGCTTCCGCCGTGATCACCACGGTGATCTACGCGGCACCGCCCGCCATCCGCATCACCGCGCACGCCATCCGCTCCGTGCCCGAGACCACCGTCGAGGCGGCCGACTCGCTCGGCGCGACACGCACCCAGCAACTGGTGAAAGTCCTGCTGCCGATGTCGAAGCGCACGGTCGTCATGGGCGTCAACCAGACCATCATGGCCGCCCTCGCCATGGTGACCATCGCCGCCCTGATCGACGCGCCCGGCCTCGGCAAGACCGTCGTCCAGGCGCTGCAGTCCCTCGATGTGGGGACCGCGTTCAATGCCGGCCTCGCCATCGTCGTCATGGCCATCGTGCTCGACCGGGTCACCACGGCGGCGGCCGGACGCGCCGAGGCGGCCCGCCGCACCGGCGGCCGCCTCCTGAAGTGGCGCCGGCCGCTGCTGGTGGCCGGCGGGATCGCGGCCGCCGTCCTGGTCTACCTGTCCCACACCTACGTCTGGGCGGCCGAGTTCCCCGGCAACGGCAGCACCGGCAGTCACATCGCGAGCGCGGCGGACACCGCCACCACCTGGCTGCAGGACCATCTCTCGGGACTGACCAACGCCCTGCGGGACGCCATCACCAACGGCCTGCTCAACCCCTTCCAGACGCTGCTCACCGACTCCCCGTGGTGGCTCGTCGGCATCACCCTGGTCGCGCTCGGCGCGGTGCTCGGCGGCCGGTGGGCCGCGGTGACGGCCGCCGTGTGCGTCGGGCTGCTGGTCGGTACGGGCGTGTGGTCGGACAGCATGACCACCCTCGCCTCGACCGCCGTGGCCACGGTGCTGGTGATGCTGCTCGGTGTCGTCTTCGGCGTGTGGATGGGACGCAGCCCGCTCGTGGACCGGCTGGTGCGGCCCACGCTGGACGCCGCACAGGTCATGCCGCCGTTCGTCTACCTCGTGCCGTTCCTGGCCCTGTTCGGCGCCACCCGGTTCACCGCGATCGTCGCGGCCGTCGTCTACGCGGCACCCGTCGCCATCAAGATCATCGCGGACGGTGTGCGGAACGTGCCCGAGTCCACCGTGGAGGCGGCCACTTCGGCCGGGTGCAACACCTGGCAGATCATCACCAAGGTCCAGCTGCCGATGGCACGCAGCGCCCTGACCCTCGCGACCAACCAGGGTCTGATCTACGTGCTGTCGATGGTTGTTGTGGGCGGCCTGGTAGGGGCCGGAGCACTCGGCTACGACGTCGTGGCCGGGTTCTCGCAGGGAGAGCTGTACGGCAAGGGGCTGGCGGCGGGGCTCGCCATCGTACTGCTCGGAGTCATGTTCGACCGGATCACTCAGGCTGCGGCACGACGCACCAGGGCATAA
- a CDS encoding ABC transporter substrate-binding protein, with translation MARHWRAGAAGLAVLGLTLTACSGAKVGDSTSGSKASGGKCGTFNLAVNPWVGYEADAAVVAYVAQHDLGCTVNKKDLKEEIAWQGFGTGEVDAVLENWGHDDLKKKYMTGQKTAVEAGQTGNKGVIGWFVPPWLAKAHPDITDWKNLNKYAADFKTSESGGKGQLLDGDPSYVTNDAALVKNLKLDFKVVYAGSETALIQAYRTAEKNKQWVIGYFYEPQWFMSEVPLVKVNLPTYKTGCDADAAKVACDYPVYNLDKIVSSSFARSGSPAYNLVKNFNWTNDDQNAVAKYIAVDKMSDDAAARKWVDANPDKVKAWLK, from the coding sequence ATGGCAAGACACTGGCGAGCCGGCGCGGCCGGCCTGGCCGTCCTCGGCCTCACCCTCACGGCCTGTTCGGGGGCGAAGGTCGGCGACAGCACCTCGGGCTCCAAGGCCTCGGGCGGCAAGTGCGGCACCTTCAACCTGGCCGTCAACCCCTGGGTGGGCTACGAGGCGGACGCGGCGGTCGTCGCGTACGTCGCGCAGCACGACCTCGGCTGCACGGTCAACAAGAAGGACCTGAAGGAGGAGATCGCCTGGCAGGGCTTCGGGACCGGTGAGGTGGACGCCGTCCTGGAGAACTGGGGCCATGACGATCTGAAGAAGAAGTACATGACCGGCCAGAAGACCGCCGTCGAGGCGGGCCAGACCGGAAACAAGGGCGTCATCGGCTGGTTCGTGCCGCCGTGGCTGGCCAAGGCCCACCCGGACATCACCGACTGGAAGAACCTCAACAAGTACGCGGCCGACTTCAAGACCTCCGAGTCGGGCGGCAAGGGCCAGCTCCTCGACGGCGACCCGTCCTACGTCACCAACGACGCGGCGCTGGTGAAGAACCTGAAGCTCGACTTCAAGGTGGTGTACGCGGGCAGCGAGACCGCGCTCATCCAGGCGTACCGGACGGCCGAGAAGAACAAGCAGTGGGTGATCGGCTACTTCTACGAGCCGCAGTGGTTCATGTCCGAGGTGCCGCTGGTCAAGGTGAACCTGCCGACGTACAAGACGGGCTGCGACGCCGACGCGGCCAAGGTGGCCTGCGACTATCCGGTGTACAACCTGGACAAGATCGTCAGTTCGAGCTTCGCCAGGTCGGGCAGCCCGGCGTACAACCTGGTGAAGAACTTCAACTGGACGAACGACGACCAGAACGCCGTGGCCAAGTACATCGCGGTGGACAAGATGTCGGACGACGCCGCGGCCAGGAAGTGGGTCGACGCGAACCCCGACAAGGTCAAGGCCTGGCTGAAGTAG
- a CDS encoding GcvT family protein: MAGPRVVIIGAGVVGAALADEISARGWTEVTVVDQGPLPATGGSSSHAPGLVFQTNPSKTMTELARYTVEKFCSLEVDGEPCFLQVGGLEVATSPERLAELHRRHGWITAWGVEARLLTPDECVEQHPLVNRDRVLGGLLVPTDGLAKAVLAVEAQIRRATERGVRFLARHEVLDVRQSEGRVTGVVTDQGELPADIVVCCAGIWGPKIARMAGMNLPLTPLAHQLAWTGPVPALAGQTEEAVRPILRHQDADLYYRDRFDGLGIGYYGHRPMPVSADDILSVDEAEEMPSVMKFTEEDFEEAWTETKSLLPATREAKVEEGINGLFSFTTDGYPLLGESPDVQGFWVAEAVWVTHSAGVGRAVAEWLVDGHCSSFDLHECDVNRFEPHQLSPEYVLARDCQNFAEVYDILHPLQPSGKPRPIRTSPFYARQQEHGAFFLEANGWERPQWYEANAGLVEGRSIPTPNDWAARYWSPVVGAEAQVTREKVALYDMTALKRLEVSGPGAADFLERLVTGKVAKSVGSVTYTLLLDHDGGIRSDITVARLARDRFQVGANGNLDLDWLTRHLPADGRVQVRDITAGTCCIGLWGPLAREVLQPLTGEDFSNEGLKYFRAKHAHIGSVPVTAMRLSYVGELGWELYTTADLGQKLWDTLWAAAEPLGGIIAGRGAFNSLRLEKGYRSFGTDMTYEHDPYEAGVGFAVKLDKGDFIGKAALERRKADVRRRLSCLTIDDPQAVVMGKEPVYDGDRAVGYVTSAAHGYTIGKGIAYAWLPAELAVPGTTVHIGYFDRRIEAVVAEEPLFDPAMSRLRG, from the coding sequence ATGGCGGGACCCCGAGTGGTGATCATCGGAGCGGGTGTCGTGGGAGCGGCCCTGGCGGACGAGATCTCCGCACGCGGCTGGACCGAAGTGACCGTGGTCGACCAGGGCCCCCTCCCGGCCACCGGGGGATCCTCCTCGCACGCCCCGGGCCTGGTCTTCCAGACGAACCCCTCGAAGACCATGACGGAGCTGGCCCGCTACACCGTCGAGAAGTTCTGCTCCCTCGAGGTCGACGGTGAGCCCTGCTTCCTCCAGGTCGGCGGCCTCGAGGTGGCGACCAGCCCCGAGCGCCTCGCCGAACTGCACCGCCGCCACGGCTGGATCACCGCCTGGGGTGTCGAGGCACGCCTGCTGACTCCCGACGAGTGTGTGGAGCAGCACCCACTGGTGAACCGGGACAGGGTCCTCGGCGGCCTCCTCGTCCCCACCGACGGCCTCGCCAAGGCCGTCCTCGCCGTCGAGGCACAGATCCGCCGGGCCACCGAGCGCGGTGTCCGCTTCCTCGCCCGCCACGAGGTCCTGGACGTGCGGCAGAGCGAGGGCCGGGTCACCGGCGTGGTGACCGACCAGGGCGAGCTTCCCGCCGACATCGTCGTGTGCTGCGCCGGCATCTGGGGCCCGAAGATCGCCCGCATGGCCGGGATGAACCTGCCCCTCACCCCGCTCGCCCACCAGCTCGCCTGGACCGGCCCGGTCCCCGCCCTGGCCGGCCAGACCGAGGAGGCGGTCCGCCCGATCCTGCGCCACCAGGACGCCGACCTCTACTACCGCGACCGCTTCGACGGCCTCGGCATCGGCTACTACGGCCACCGCCCCATGCCGGTCTCCGCCGACGACATCCTCTCCGTGGACGAGGCGGAAGAAATGCCCTCGGTCATGAAGTTCACCGAGGAGGACTTCGAGGAGGCCTGGACCGAGACGAAGTCCCTGCTGCCCGCGACCCGCGAGGCCAAGGTCGAGGAGGGCATCAACGGTCTGTTCTCCTTCACCACCGACGGCTACCCGCTGCTCGGCGAGTCCCCGGACGTCCAGGGCTTCTGGGTCGCCGAGGCCGTGTGGGTCACCCACTCGGCGGGCGTCGGCCGGGCCGTCGCCGAATGGCTGGTCGACGGCCACTGCTCCTCGTTCGACCTGCACGAGTGCGACGTCAACCGCTTCGAGCCGCACCAGCTCTCGCCGGAGTACGTCCTGGCCCGCGACTGCCAGAACTTCGCCGAGGTCTACGACATCCTCCACCCCCTCCAGCCCTCCGGAAAGCCGCGCCCGATCCGCACCAGCCCGTTCTACGCCCGCCAGCAGGAACACGGCGCGTTCTTCCTGGAGGCGAACGGCTGGGAGCGCCCCCAGTGGTACGAGGCCAACGCGGGCCTGGTCGAAGGCCGTTCGATCCCCACCCCCAACGACTGGGCCGCCCGCTACTGGTCGCCCGTCGTCGGCGCCGAGGCCCAGGTCACCCGCGAGAAGGTCGCCCTCTACGACATGACCGCCCTCAAGCGCCTGGAAGTCAGCGGCCCCGGAGCCGCCGACTTCCTGGAGCGGCTGGTCACCGGCAAGGTCGCCAAGTCGGTCGGTTCGGTGACGTACACCCTGCTCCTGGACCACGACGGCGGCATCCGCAGTGACATCACCGTCGCCCGCCTCGCCCGAGACCGCTTCCAGGTCGGCGCCAACGGCAACCTCGACCTCGACTGGCTCACCCGCCACCTGCCCGCCGACGGCCGCGTCCAGGTCCGTGACATCACGGCCGGCACCTGCTGCATCGGGCTGTGGGGCCCGCTCGCCCGCGAGGTCCTGCAGCCGCTGACCGGCGAGGACTTCTCCAACGAGGGCCTGAAGTACTTCCGCGCCAAGCACGCCCACATCGGCAGTGTCCCGGTGACGGCCATGCGTCTGTCGTACGTCGGTGAGCTGGGCTGGGAGCTGTACACCACCGCCGACCTGGGCCAGAAGCTGTGGGACACCCTGTGGGCGGCGGCCGAGCCGCTCGGCGGCATCATCGCCGGCCGGGGCGCCTTCAACAGCCTCCGCCTGGAGAAGGGCTACCGCTCCTTCGGCACCGACATGACCTACGAGCACGACCCCTACGAGGCCGGCGTCGGTTTCGCCGTCAAGCTCGACAAGGGCGACTTCATCGGCAAGGCCGCGCTGGAACGCCGCAAGGCCGACGTACGGCGCAGGCTGAGCTGTCTCACCATCGACGACCCACAGGCGGTCGTCATGGGCAAGGAGCCGGTGTACGACGGTGACCGCGCCGTCGGCTACGTCACGAGCGCCGCCCACGGCTACACCATCGGCAAGGGCATCGCCTACGCCTGGCTCCCGGCCGAGCTGGCCGTCCCCGGCACCACCGTGCACATCGGCTACTTCGACCGGCGGATCGAGGCGGTCGTCGCCGAGGAGCCGCTCTTCGACCCGGCCATGTCCCGCCTCCGCGGCTAG
- a CDS encoding AMP-binding protein, protein MSHATAEGGFRSYVEAVLDALSAEPSRAAVTTAEGLVISAGGLRDRIHRLGGELAERGVGRGTTVTLLTGNTAEALVARYAANLAGARVVSLYEGMSPPVMARVMASVDCSLLLVDGQRHDTARELSQLPDGPQILGLGPSGFAEDVLATAARRPARPMASAVGPDDDWCIRHTGGTTGIPKGIRMTHGPYRQSLAYPLTDAGDPPRFLACTSLAHLAGIFADRALHQGGSVVLRHAFEAGDVLALIERERITHTWLLPPLLYQLLDHPDLPRTDLSSLSRISYGGTAASPARLRQAAKVLGPVLYGLYGQSEAQMITEARPEDHEVTGPGGQLTVGRALPGVEIAVVDADGTTLPPGERGEVQVRSPYVMQGYWKQPELTAEVLRDGWVRTGDVGCLDEDGYLYIVDRIKEMIVVVGGHVYPAELEDLLLSHPAVAQCAVYGARDEESVEHVHAAVVPVAGQRPSLAEIRDFVTARKGRLYAPDALHLVPAIALTAAGKPDKRLLRSRLSG, encoded by the coding sequence ATGAGCCACGCCACCGCGGAAGGCGGCTTCCGCAGCTACGTGGAGGCCGTACTCGACGCACTGTCCGCCGAGCCGTCGCGCGCGGCCGTCACGACCGCCGAGGGGCTCGTGATCAGCGCGGGCGGGTTACGGGACCGGATCCACCGGCTCGGCGGGGAACTGGCGGAGCGCGGGGTGGGCCGCGGCACCACGGTCACCCTGCTCACCGGCAACACCGCCGAGGCCCTCGTCGCCCGCTACGCCGCCAATCTGGCCGGTGCCCGGGTGGTCTCCCTCTACGAGGGCATGAGCCCGCCCGTCATGGCCCGCGTGATGGCGAGCGTGGACTGCTCCCTGCTGCTCGTGGACGGCCAACGCCACGACACCGCACGGGAGTTGTCACAGCTCCCCGACGGTCCGCAGATCCTTGGCCTGGGTCCGAGCGGCTTCGCCGAGGACGTCCTGGCCACGGCCGCCCGGCGCCCCGCGCGGCCGATGGCCTCTGCGGTGGGCCCGGACGACGACTGGTGCATCCGGCACACCGGCGGAACCACCGGGATCCCCAAGGGCATCCGCATGACCCACGGCCCCTACCGGCAGAGCCTCGCGTACCCGCTCACCGACGCCGGTGACCCGCCCCGCTTTCTGGCCTGCACCTCACTCGCCCATCTCGCCGGCATCTTCGCCGACCGGGCGCTGCACCAGGGCGGCTCGGTGGTCCTGCGGCACGCTTTCGAGGCCGGGGACGTGCTGGCCCTGATCGAGCGCGAACGCATCACCCACACCTGGCTGTTGCCGCCGCTGCTCTACCAACTGCTGGACCACCCGGACCTGCCCCGCACCGATCTGTCCAGCCTGAGCCGGATCAGCTACGGCGGCACCGCCGCCTCACCCGCCAGGCTGCGGCAGGCGGCCAAGGTCCTGGGGCCCGTGCTCTACGGCCTGTACGGGCAGTCCGAGGCGCAGATGATCACCGAGGCGCGCCCCGAGGACCACGAGGTGACCGGTCCCGGCGGGCAGCTGACGGTCGGCCGGGCCCTGCCCGGCGTGGAGATCGCCGTCGTGGACGCCGACGGCACCACCCTGCCGCCCGGGGAACGCGGCGAAGTGCAGGTGCGCTCGCCCTATGTGATGCAGGGCTACTGGAAGCAGCCGGAGCTGACCGCCGAGGTGCTGCGGGACGGCTGGGTGCGCACCGGTGACGTCGGCTGTCTCGACGAGGACGGCTACCTCTACATCGTGGACCGGATCAAGGAGATGATCGTGGTCGTAGGGGGCCATGTGTATCCGGCGGAGCTGGAGGACCTTCTCCTGAGCCACCCGGCCGTCGCCCAGTGCGCGGTCTACGGCGCCCGGGACGAGGAGTCGGTGGAGCACGTCCACGCCGCCGTGGTGCCCGTCGCCGGACAGCGGCCCTCGCTGGCGGAGATCCGTGACTTCGTCACCGCCCGCAAGGGCCGCCTCTACGCTCCCGACGCCCTGCACCTGGTGCCCGCCATTGCGCTGACGGCGGCGGGCAAGCCGGACAAGCGGCTGCTGCGATCCCGGCTGTCCGGCTGA
- a CDS encoding IclR family transcriptional regulator, with the protein MSNSVADNETPGSSAGGVQSVDRAISVLEILAQRGEAGVSEVAAEIDVHKSTAFRLLGALEARGLVEQTAERGKYRLGFGIVRLAGAVTSRLDVTQQGRAVCERLIEEIGETVNIAVLQEHYAVNLYQVRGPGAVGTHNWVGQLTPVHATSSGKILLAHLPAKERARVLAASGLRRLTPHTLTARKKLEQNLTEARERGYAVTLEELEIGLHAMAAPIRSRDGEVIAALSASGPAYRFTEERLHELAPALLKGAEEISHRMGHPG; encoded by the coding sequence ATGAGCAACAGCGTTGCAGATAACGAAACACCAGGCTCCTCGGCGGGCGGGGTGCAGTCCGTCGACCGTGCCATCAGCGTCCTGGAGATCCTCGCCCAGCGCGGCGAGGCGGGTGTCAGTGAGGTCGCCGCCGAGATCGACGTCCACAAGTCGACCGCGTTCCGCCTGCTCGGTGCGCTCGAGGCACGCGGCCTGGTCGAGCAGACGGCCGAACGGGGCAAGTACCGGCTGGGGTTCGGGATCGTACGCCTCGCGGGTGCGGTCACCAGCCGTCTCGACGTCACCCAGCAGGGCCGTGCGGTGTGCGAGCGGCTGATAGAGGAGATCGGCGAGACCGTCAACATCGCGGTCCTGCAGGAGCACTACGCCGTCAACCTCTACCAGGTGCGCGGTCCCGGCGCCGTCGGCACACACAACTGGGTCGGGCAGCTCACCCCGGTGCACGCCACGTCCAGCGGCAAGATCCTGCTGGCCCACCTGCCGGCGAAGGAGCGGGCCCGCGTCCTCGCGGCCTCCGGGCTGCGCAGGCTGACGCCGCACACCCTGACCGCCAGGAAGAAGCTCGAGCAGAACCTCACCGAGGCGCGTGAGCGTGGCTACGCGGTGACGCTGGAGGAACTGGAGATCGGGCTGCACGCCATGGCCGCCCCGATCCGCTCCCGTGACGGCGAGGTCATCGCCGCGCTCAGCGCGTCCGGGCCGGCGTACCGCTTCACCGAGGAGCGTCTGCACGAACTGGCGCCCGCGCTGCTCAAGGGCGCCGAGGAGATCAGCCACCGGATGGGCCATCCGGGCTGA
- a CDS encoding response regulator transcription factor yields the protein MRVVLAEDLFLLREGLCTLLTAHGFTVAAAVASGPELRRALAEEELDVAVVDVRLPPTFTDEGLQAALEARRRRPGLPVLVLSQHVEQLYARELLADGTGGVGYLLKDRVLGAEEFVEAVRRVADGGTAMDPEVVAKLLGGRRRDDPLASLTPREREVLALMAEGYSNAAVAARLFISESAVGKHSASIFGKLGITASEETNRRVLAVLAYLNGSGRP from the coding sequence TTGCGTGTTGTCCTCGCAGAAGACCTCTTCCTCCTCCGGGAGGGGCTCTGCACTCTCCTGACGGCACACGGCTTCACCGTCGCCGCCGCCGTGGCCAGCGGTCCGGAGCTGCGGCGGGCGCTGGCCGAGGAGGAGCTGGACGTCGCCGTGGTGGACGTACGGCTGCCGCCCACCTTCACCGACGAGGGGCTGCAGGCGGCGCTCGAGGCCCGGCGCAGGCGGCCCGGGCTGCCGGTGCTGGTGCTGTCGCAGCATGTCGAACAGCTCTATGCGCGCGAGCTGTTGGCTGACGGCACCGGGGGTGTCGGCTACCTCCTCAAGGACCGGGTCCTCGGCGCCGAGGAGTTCGTGGAAGCCGTACGCCGGGTCGCGGACGGCGGCACCGCGATGGACCCGGAGGTCGTGGCCAAGCTGCTGGGCGGCCGCCGCCGCGACGACCCGCTCGCCTCCCTCACGCCCCGCGAGCGCGAGGTACTGGCCCTGATGGCCGAGGGCTACTCCAACGCCGCTGTCGCCGCCCGGCTGTTCATCAGCGAGAGCGCCGTCGGCAAGCACTCGGCGAGCATCTTCGGCAAGCTCGGCATCACCGCCTCCGAGGAGACCAACCGCCGGGTGCTGGCGGTGCTGGCGTACCTGAACGGGTCCGGCCGCCCCTGA
- a CDS encoding sensor histidine kinase, translating into MTTTAGRVARTALRRFGRRHRDLGYCWAIGWCGLAALTMFFVYLAGRLRTEGDPDHGWLRAVRAVMGNYRKVPGRWGGTAIPSPYLRDRPLREDPAGRRDLLFLALEPLVALVVLLGPGALAWFGLFGLLAPGVAALFGSHHGLLHEPVVAVPGGLALYCAALWLSGPASRLHARHWLPRLLGPAPAVAAEVERRRLAERVEELTETRLAAVDSRDAELRRIERDLHDGAQARLVAMGLALGALETLMDTDLDRARELVRQTRESSVRALTELRALVRGIHPPVLAERGLVDALRALALDAPLEAEVDADGLPGRPEGPIEAALYFAVAELLTNAARHGDAAHARVELSHRDGVLRCVVRDDGCGGAREEDGPLLGAGGSGLRGIRRRLSAFDGTLGIESPAGGPTLVTMELPCVLSSQKTSSSSGRGSALS; encoded by the coding sequence ATGACCACGACCGCCGGACGCGTCGCCCGCACCGCCCTGCGCCGGTTCGGGCGGCGCCACCGGGACCTCGGGTACTGCTGGGCGATCGGCTGGTGCGGCCTCGCGGCCCTGACGATGTTCTTCGTGTACCTGGCGGGCCGGCTCCGCACGGAGGGCGACCCGGACCACGGCTGGCTCCGCGCGGTGCGGGCGGTGATGGGCAACTACCGCAAGGTGCCCGGGCGGTGGGGCGGTACGGCCATCCCCAGCCCCTATCTCCGGGACCGGCCGCTGCGCGAGGATCCGGCCGGCCGCCGCGACCTGCTCTTCCTCGCGCTGGAACCGCTGGTCGCACTGGTGGTGCTGCTCGGCCCCGGCGCGCTGGCGTGGTTCGGCCTGTTCGGGCTGCTCGCCCCGGGTGTCGCCGCGCTGTTCGGCAGTCATCACGGCCTGCTCCACGAGCCGGTCGTGGCGGTGCCCGGTGGCCTCGCCCTGTACTGCGCCGCGCTGTGGCTGTCCGGCCCCGCCTCCCGGCTGCACGCCCGGCACTGGCTGCCGCGGCTGCTCGGCCCGGCACCTGCCGTCGCCGCCGAGGTGGAACGGCGCCGGCTGGCGGAGCGGGTCGAGGAGCTGACCGAGACCCGCCTCGCGGCCGTGGACAGCCGGGACGCGGAACTGCGCCGCATCGAACGCGACCTGCACGACGGCGCGCAGGCCCGGCTGGTGGCGATGGGCCTGGCCCTCGGCGCGCTCGAGACACTGATGGACACGGACCTGGACCGGGCGCGCGAGCTGGTACGGCAGACCCGCGAGAGTTCGGTGCGCGCCCTGACGGAGCTGCGCGCCCTGGTGCGCGGCATCCACCCGCCGGTGCTGGCCGAACGCGGGCTGGTCGACGCGCTGCGCGCGCTCGCCCTCGACGCCCCGCTCGAGGCCGAGGTCGATGCCGACGGGCTGCCGGGCCGCCCCGAAGGGCCGATCGAGGCCGCGCTGTACTTCGCCGTCGCCGAGCTGCTGACCAACGCCGCCCGGCACGGGGACGCGGCGCATGCCCGCGTCGAACTGAGCCACAGGGACGGCGTGTTGCGCTGTGTGGTGCGGGACGACGGGTGCGGGGGCGCCCGCGAGGAGGACGGGCCCCTGCTCGGGGCGGGCGGCAGCGGGCTGCGTGGCATCCGCCGCCGCCTGTCGGCCTTCGACGGTACTCTCGGCATCGAGAGCCCGGCCGGAGGGCCAACCCTGGTGACGATGGAGCTGCCTTGCGTGTTGTCCTCGCAGAAGACCTCTTCCTCCTCCGGGAGGGGCTCTGCACTCTCCTGA
- a CDS encoding VC0807 family protein, whose translation MSAMRNVNKDVGSPNGPMLQSLVLNVAAPLAVFYGLRAAGAGLWWAVSASAVPPTLEALLTVVRERRVGLLGILVLSMVALGAALSVVTGSPRFMFAKDGWMTGIVGLVFLATLRGQPFIYRILSSVTRGDKRTQVEHNWQVSPTFRQVMRLLTAVWGIGLLLDSAVRVVLAYTLPVDSVMLVTTLQYVVLFVGLEIFSRRYGRGPARLAAIRSEAATAPAAA comes from the coding sequence ATGAGCGCGATGCGTAACGTGAACAAGGACGTGGGGTCGCCGAACGGGCCGATGCTGCAGAGCCTGGTGCTGAACGTCGCCGCGCCGCTGGCCGTGTTCTACGGGCTGCGGGCGGCCGGGGCCGGCCTGTGGTGGGCGGTGTCGGCGAGCGCCGTTCCGCCGACGCTGGAGGCGCTGCTGACGGTGGTGCGCGAGCGGCGCGTAGGGCTGCTGGGCATCCTGGTGCTCAGCATGGTGGCCCTGGGGGCGGCGCTGTCGGTCGTGACGGGGAGCCCGCGCTTCATGTTCGCCAAGGACGGCTGGATGACCGGGATCGTCGGGCTGGTGTTCCTGGCCACGCTGCGCGGGCAGCCTTTCATCTACCGGATCCTGTCGTCGGTGACGAGGGGGGACAAGCGCACTCAGGTGGAGCACAACTGGCAGGTGTCGCCGACCTTCCGCCAGGTGATGCGGCTGCTGACGGCGGTCTGGGGCATCGGCCTGCTGCTGGACTCGGCGGTGCGGGTCGTGCTCGCGTACACGCTGCCCGTCGACTCGGTGATGCTCGTGACCACGCTCCAGTACGTGGTGCTGTTCGTGGGCCTGGAGATCTTCAGCCGGCGCTACGGGCGCGGGCCGGCGCGCCTCGCCGCCATCCGCAGCGAGGCCGCGACGGCGCCGGCGGCGGCCTGA